AATGCCGAGTACGGCGCATTCACCACCGCAATGTACTTTTCGGTAATGCTAATCGCCTAAGAATTATAGCCATGCAAATTTGTAAATAAAACCTGGGGTAAGTGCGATTTTAGATGACACAAAACGTCTACATCATCAAATCTTTGTATATACAAAGTATATACAGATCTGCTAACTATAACATACCAACTAATTTCTAACCAACTTCTAACGAGTATCATTTTTTGCCTGGCTTTTATCTATCATTTTATCGGGATTCCCCCGATAAATCCTTGGATACCGCCCGATCAATCCCCGATGAATCTTGTTAAATGATGCCTTTGCAGTGTTTTTGATCCGAGGTTCGTAAAGACATACCAGGATCGGTATGATACCCGCCTATTACTCCGGTGACCTCCATTATCGATGCTAATTTTGGCAAGCCAGCATAATTATAAATGTAAAGAATTTAATATTTATATTTTTACGCTATTGGTGTTAGACACTATCTGAACATCCTAAATATTGCAAATGATGACACAAAAAGATTTACGGGAACTTACATTGGAAGAGCTGGAGAAAAAGGCGAAGGCCGCTACAGCTTCCATGCCTATGCAACGTGGACTTACGGCAATCACCTAAGCTATAAGGTAAATGGCAATATCAAAAAGTTTAAATAAAAGCTTCTTTCAGATAAATAAACTGTGTTGTTTAACGAGTAGTTTTGAAAGATGGTTCCGGAACGTTTATTCAGGTGGAGTTTACCGCAATAATAATGGGATGCCATATAGAGGTGCTGTCGAAAAACAGGTATAAAAGTTTTTAACATGGACATAAAAGTACTTAGCCCTTTATGGGGCCATGAACATCTTGATTACAAGGAGTTTTTAGAAAAAGTAAGAACTGCTGATTATGACGGTTTTGATCTGTGGATCCCTCACTGCCCCACAGAAAAAAAGCTGTTGTTTGATTTTCTCCAAAAGCATGAAATGTTTATTGTGACACAACAGCATAGCGCAGCGGGGGATACGTTTGAAAGTTTTAGGGACTCTTATGTGAAAAAATTATACGAATGTGCGGAGCCCGGTCCTCTGCTTATCAATTCACATACGGGCAGAGATTATTTTTCGTTGGAGCAGCATCTTGAACTACTGGATGCAGCGCAGGAGTTTACGGAGAAAACGGGTATCACCGTGGCGCATGAAACACATCGGGGAAGGCTAGGGTATTCGCCACAGCAAATGGAGCAGATCTTTAAACTTAGGGACGGCATTAAAATAACGGCAGATTTTTCGCATTGGACTTGTGTCACAGAGAGTATGCTGGAGAATTTTACAGACACGGTTACCGAGGCAATAAGCCGTACCAGACATGTTCATGCCCGCGCGGGCTACGAACAAGGCCCTCAGGTAGCTGACCCCCGGGCGCCGGAATGGGATTATGCGTTACAGCATTTTTTGCAATGGTGGGATAGGATAGTTGATTGCAATGCGCAGATCGGCAGCAAACAATTAACCTTTACCACAGAATTTGGCCCTGCACCGTATATGCCGCAGATCCCCTTTACCTGCAAAGCGGTAGCAAACCAGTTTGAGATCAACTGCTTTATGAAGGATTTGCTCAAGCATCGATATAAAAAAATTAATTTTTCTTCATTCTAAATGCCTTTGGGGAGCGACCATTTTTTTTCTTGAATAAACGTGAGAAATAAAATATGGAACCAAAACCTGTTTTATAGGCGATTTCGTTGATGGTTAAGTTGGTCGATGAAAGAAGCTCCTTCGCTTTATCTAAGCGGAGGTCAAGATGGTATTGGTTGGGTGATACGCCCGTGATGGCTTTAAAGCTTTTTCTGAATTTTGAATAGCCCATGGGTAACTCCTTGACCATTTCTTCCAAATTTATTGGATTTTCAATGGATTCCTGTAAGAGAAACTTCGCTTTAGAGATCAATTTTGATTGATGGTCTACTTCGAAGGTGCGGTATTTGGATACGGTATTTAACAGGCCTAAAATCTGTAAGGTAATTCCTGTGATGATTTGACGGTAACCTGCTTCTGCTGAGATGACATGACTGATAAGATTGCGGAAGAGCTGTAATAGCTCTTCGCTCATCCCTACCTCGATAAATGGATTTCCAGTGCTGAATATATCTTTTTGCATCAGTTCATTTGGATAAGCTCCATTAAATCCTACCCAATACTCTTCCCATCCGGAATGTGGATGCGGTTTATACCGATGCCATACACCGGGAAATAATAGAAAGCAGGTGCCTGCTCTTACGTTGCACGGCTTTGTTTTTGCGGATTCCAGTATGCCTTCACCCTTGGTGATAAAAACGATATAGTAACCATCGAGTATCCTTCCCTTGTCCCAGGTAAAAGAATGATCTATTGGGTGTTCCCGATTATTCGGGTAGTTTTTATTCGGGCCAACTCTGGCAGAGCCTACCGTAGTGACATAAAAACCCCAGTCTTTCTCTAAACTGCTAATGTTAAGATATTTAACGTAGTTTTCCATGATAGTAGTTGACGGCCAATATAAAACTGAAACAAAGAATAAATAGCGTTTTAAATATCAACAGTTTACTTGTTTATATCGCTTAAATATAGCTGCTTAAACCTGCTGTTTTTATTATAACGGTTATGGTTCAGCAATATTAACAATATTGAGGGATATTGTATCGATGAAGACACACTTTTATATCAAAAAAGACAAACAAAAGTGTTTTTTGGTAAAATATAAATGGTTGGGTAATGGCTACTTTTGTTGAACCAATTAAAAATTATTAACCGTAAAAGATTATTATTATGAACACAACGATCACACCGGCCCAGATAGCATATTATCAGCAGAATGGTTACCTTGTTATCGATGATTTTCTTGATCGTTCGGAACTGGAGTATTGGCGGGCGGCAGTTGAAGAGGCCCTGGCCGAGAGAAATGGGCAAAAAATGCCAGGTAAAGAGGGGAAGATCGGTGACGATGACGGGATCAATAAAGACGCAGAATATTACGGTAAGGTGTTCGACCAGTTGATAAACCTTTGGCAGACCAACGAGAAGATGAAAGATCTGATGTGCGACGCTAGGATAGGCGAGATGGCTGCAAAACTTGCCGAGGTGGATGGTATCCGGATCTGGCATGATCAGGCCTTGATAAAAAAGCCTTGGGCAAACCCCACTTCTTGGCATCTGGACACACCGTTTTGGTCCTTTTCTGATCGTCGGGCCTTGTCCATTTGGGTGGCGCTAGACGATGCCACGCTTGAAAATGGCTGTCTTTTTTTTATTCCAGGCAGCCACAGGGAAACTACGTTTGAAAACCCGGGGATAGGGAAGAATATGGATGCTATTTTTACATTTTACCCATCATTTGTAAAATCTAAATCTGTAGCGGCGCCGATGAGAGCAGGAAGCTGTTCGTTTCATAACGGTCTCACGATTCACGGCGCACATGCCAACATGACCTCAGGTGTGCGACGGGCAATGACATGTGCTTATATGCCGAACGGGAACGTCTATAACGGTATACCCAACATTTTGCCACAGGATTATCTCGATAAAATAAAAGAAGGGGATCTATTGGATAATGAAGATCAAAACCCATTAATATTCAGTACTGGATCTTAACCTTTATTCAGACCCACCTTGCAGTGACAGATGACGTAGTTGAGACAGTGATATAGGATGATGAAATAGTGAGATGGTTAGCTTTACACTGTGAAGTTTTATTAAAATTTTAAACGAATGAACATTAACAGAAGGCGTTTTATCAAAGTAAGTTCGTTAACAGCTGTTGGTTTACCTTTACTTCCAATGGGCAGCCTACTGGCCGTTCCAGCTAAAGGAGGCGATAGTTCGCCAGTATTAAATGAAGAATTTTACAGGGCCTTTAAAGATCCAGCTAACTCGTATAGACCATTTGTACGATGGTGGTGGAACGGTAACCGATTAGATGCGCAGGAGATCATCCGCGAATTAGATGTGATGAAGGCAGCAGGAATCGGAGGTGTGGAAATTAACCCGATACGGTTTCCGGGAGATACCGATGATCTCGGTATCGCAACACTCGACTGGCTGAGCGATGAGTGGATTGAGATGTTAAAGGTGGCCTTAAAAGGCGCCAAGGAAAGAGGTATTGTGTGCGACATGATTGTCGGTTCTGGCTGGCCTTTTGGTGGTGAATTTTTAAGTCGCAATGACCAGTCGCAGATGATCGCCTTGGAAACGAGAAACCTGCAGGGAGGAAAGACATATAAACTATCAGCACAGGAGCTCTTGGATGTTGTCGACCCCGAATTCCATTCAAAACATGAAGACAAGTTGAAAGAGTTGGTTATGGTTAAACTGGTGCCGATGCAGTTAAGTGATCTGAACTCTTGCTTAGACCTAACAGAACAAATCGGCGGTGATAGCATCAGTGTTGACGTGCCGGATGGCGAGTATGTATTGTATTACCTGGTAAAGCTTACCGGCTTTATGGCGGTTATTAATGGTGCACCGGGGGCTGGTGGCCCCGTTTTGAACCATTACAGTAAAACGGCTGTGGAGCGATACCTGAACAGAATGTCTGATAAACTGAAAGAGCATATCGGGCCTTTGGGAGATTATTTCAGATCATTTTTTACCGATAGTTTAGAACTGGAGGGCGCTAACTGGTGTGAAGATATGTTCGAACAGTTTAAGCAAAGAAAGGGCTACGATCTTGCCGGGTATTTTCCTTTTGTATTGTTCAAGGTAGGTGAGATGGGCAATGCCTCAAAGGAAGCTTATGGAGCGGATGTCAGTGACGATTTGCGGGAGCTTTTCAATCGCGTTCGCTATGACTTTGAAGATGTACGTGTTGCGCTCTTCAAAGAAAGATTTATTGATACTTTTACGGCGTGGTGTAAGGAGAATCATGTGCAATCAAGAATGCAAGCTTATGGAAGGGAATGCAATCCTTTAGAAGGTAGTCTCTCCATCGATATACCGGAGTGCGAAACTTGGTTGGGAAGCGGGGAAGGCAAAGAATTTAGTGATGAAGATTATCGCAGAGGCAGGGCATACAGTATGAGCAATAAGTTTGTTTCTTCCGCTGCTCATCTTTCCGGTAAGCAGATTATCAGCTGCGAAGAGATGACGAATACCAGTATGGTGTTCAATGCTTCCCTGGAATTAATAAAGATTGCGGGCGATCAGAGCATCTTGTCGGGGGTTACACATTCGGTGCTGCATGGATTTAATTATAGTCCGGCAGAGGCCCCCTTCCCGGGGTGGATACGCTATGGCACATACTTTAATGAGCGAAACACCTGGTGGCCATATTTTAAACTGTGGGCAGATTATAAGGCAAGAACTTATGCATTACTGCAGCACGGCCAGATGCAGGCAGATATTGCTGTGCTACCGCCATTGGCAGATCTATCTATGAAATTTGGTTTTCAGCGTGATCCTTTTCCGTCTTTCGCCTATCCCAAGTATGTGTTTCAGATCTGGGAAGCTATCCACCAGAATGGTAATGGCTGCGATTACGTTACAGAGAATATTATTGAACAGGCAAGTATTGAAAACGGGAGATTGGTGTATGGAACACGTAGCTATCATACCCTCCTGTTGATACACGTGGAAGCAATATTACCCAATACAGCTAATAAAATAAAGGCCTTTACTGCGGCAGGTGGTAAACTTATTTGTATTGAAAAGACCCCAAGTAGCTCGCCTACTTATCAGCAATTGTCTGGTACCAACGAAGCGATAGATATACTTAAGGATACCGACAGTAAACTTGCAGGTACCGTTCCGGCACCTGAAAAGGATTTTGTAAAATGGTATAAAAATATTCAGCAACAGTTCAGTATCAGCCCGTATGTGGAGATGGACAACGCCAGTCCTTTTGTAAGCCAGGTTTATTACAAGGTTGGCAATCTGGATGTTTTCTTTTTCAGCAATTACAGTTTCAGGGAAGAACATTTGCTCCATGCGAAATTTAACCTGAGTGATAAAAATGCGTGGTTATGGGATCCGGAAACAGGTAAGCGTTACCTATACCCCACAGAAGCAACAGCTAACGAATTAGTGATAAAACTCGGCCCCTCAGAATCGAAAATGATCGTTTTTGATGAGGCAATAAGGGGGGAGATGTTTAATGCCCGGCAGTTTGATGAAACAGCTGCAGTTACTATTGATACGCCGTGGAAGGTGGAGTTACAGGGCATAAATGGTAAAACCGATAGTTTTCAATTGGATAAGCTTGTTGATTTCGGCAAACGAGAAGATCTTCAGACCTTTGGTGGTGCTATTCTCTACGAGAACACCTTTCTATCAGCACAGCATAATAGACGGAAATACCTTCATCTGGGCGAAGTATACGGTGTTGTGGAAGTAGAAGTGAATGGAGAAAAAGTAGGTTTGCAATGGTACGGTGAATCGGTATTTGATATAACCGATATGGTGAAAGACAGGGAAAACACGCTGCGAATCAGATGTGTCACCACATTAGGAAATCACTTAAAATCATTAAAAGAAAACAAGGTAGCCCAGCAATGGACACATTATCAGCCCTTCTTCCCTATGGGTGTGGTCGGGCCGGTTCGACATGTATAAACTTATATAATTTTCCTTAACTTGCGCATCGAAGTGATTGATCTAAGTTTGTACAAAAAAGAAAATGAAACCTATCGTTGAACTAATTACAGAATGGGACACTTATGCGAGCGCACATAGTGAGGTCAACGTGGAGGAGTTTTGCAAATACTACTTGGCAAAAAAAGAGGCTTTGGAAAAAAGAAATTTATTTGCTGGAATGTTACCTCCGGATACCGATTCTGTGCTTGCCAAATTGCTTGGACGTATCGCTGCCATATATGGAACTTATAGCAAAATGGCCTTACGTGACAAGCTGGAGCTGGACGCGTTTTATTTTCTCAATTCGATCTATCACCGGCGGGAATCGCAGAAGAAAGATATCATCCAATTTCACTTTGTAGAGCAATCCACGGGTATGGATATTCTGCGTAGATTACTTTTAGCCGGGTACATTAAAGAACGCGAAGACCCTGCCGATAAGAGAGCAAAACTGGTTAGTATAACCACCAAGGGCGAAAAACTATTACTTGAGGTTTACCAATTGCTCCTCAAACCAACACTCCTCATGTTCCGGCCAATACCGGATAGCGAAAAACAGTTGTTGATCGATATGTTGAGCCCACTTGAGGTAAAACATGGTGAGATACTTGCTAAAAATCGAAACAAACGATTAGACGATATCCTGCTCCAGGAAGTTGGTGAACAGGAGATTCATAAAGCTTACAGTGACTTTTCGGAACAGATCAAAGAATTTGTTAAACACAAGTCGCCATCGAAATAAAGGCTGCTCTCATAATTTAAAAAAAGAACCTACTCATACTGATCCTGGATTTTTTCACGGTTACTTAATAGTGCATACCGGGTTTCATAAGCGTTAATTCATCCATAACCTGCCCGAGTTAGCGTTATCTCTTTAATGCCTGCAATGACCGATGCAAGCAGACCGCTATTATCGAAATAAAAATACATCGAAAAAAATATTATTTGTAACGAATCCGTTTTTTATACGTCTTATTAGAAAACTAAAAGGCAGTATTATGAAAAAATACATCACATTTAAAACTGGATTTATCACACTGTTAACCATCAATATGTTGATTATCGCAGCAAACTATATTTATGTAACCCCTCCGATTAATAATACAACCTTGCCGTTGCCGGAGGGGAAAACTAACGATGTGAAAGAAATAATGGCACTTGAAAAACTTTCGGCGGC
This Olivibacter sp. SDN3 DNA region includes the following protein-coding sequences:
- a CDS encoding sugar phosphate isomerase/epimerase, which encodes MDIKVLSPLWGHEHLDYKEFLEKVRTADYDGFDLWIPHCPTEKKLLFDFLQKHEMFIVTQQHSAAGDTFESFRDSYVKKLYECAEPGPLLINSHTGRDYFSLEQHLELLDAAQEFTEKTGITVAHETHRGRLGYSPQQMEQIFKLRDGIKITADFSHWTCVTESMLENFTDTVTEAISRTRHVHARAGYEQGPQVADPRAPEWDYALQHFLQWWDRIVDCNAQIGSKQLTFTTEFGPAPYMPQIPFTCKAVANQFEINCFMKDLLKHRYKKINFSSF
- a CDS encoding AraC family transcriptional regulator, which produces MENYVKYLNISSLEKDWGFYVTTVGSARVGPNKNYPNNREHPIDHSFTWDKGRILDGYYIVFITKGEGILESAKTKPCNVRAGTCFLLFPGVWHRYKPHPHSGWEEYWVGFNGAYPNELMQKDIFSTGNPFIEVGMSEELLQLFRNLISHVISAEAGYRQIITGITLQILGLLNTVSKYRTFEVDHQSKLISKAKFLLQESIENPINLEEMVKELPMGYSKFRKSFKAITGVSPNQYHLDLRLDKAKELLSSTNLTINEIAYKTGFGSIFYFSRLFKKKNGRSPKAFRMKKN
- a CDS encoding phytanoyl-CoA dioxygenase family protein; the protein is MNTTITPAQIAYYQQNGYLVIDDFLDRSELEYWRAAVEEALAERNGQKMPGKEGKIGDDDGINKDAEYYGKVFDQLINLWQTNEKMKDLMCDARIGEMAAKLAEVDGIRIWHDQALIKKPWANPTSWHLDTPFWSFSDRRALSIWVALDDATLENGCLFFIPGSHRETTFENPGIGKNMDAIFTFYPSFVKSKSVAAPMRAGSCSFHNGLTIHGAHANMTSGVRRAMTCAYMPNGNVYNGIPNILPQDYLDKIKEGDLLDNEDQNPLIFSTGS
- a CDS encoding glycosyl hydrolase, which produces MNINRRRFIKVSSLTAVGLPLLPMGSLLAVPAKGGDSSPVLNEEFYRAFKDPANSYRPFVRWWWNGNRLDAQEIIRELDVMKAAGIGGVEINPIRFPGDTDDLGIATLDWLSDEWIEMLKVALKGAKERGIVCDMIVGSGWPFGGEFLSRNDQSQMIALETRNLQGGKTYKLSAQELLDVVDPEFHSKHEDKLKELVMVKLVPMQLSDLNSCLDLTEQIGGDSISVDVPDGEYVLYYLVKLTGFMAVINGAPGAGGPVLNHYSKTAVERYLNRMSDKLKEHIGPLGDYFRSFFTDSLELEGANWCEDMFEQFKQRKGYDLAGYFPFVLFKVGEMGNASKEAYGADVSDDLRELFNRVRYDFEDVRVALFKERFIDTFTAWCKENHVQSRMQAYGRECNPLEGSLSIDIPECETWLGSGEGKEFSDEDYRRGRAYSMSNKFVSSAAHLSGKQIISCEEMTNTSMVFNASLELIKIAGDQSILSGVTHSVLHGFNYSPAEAPFPGWIRYGTYFNERNTWWPYFKLWADYKARTYALLQHGQMQADIAVLPPLADLSMKFGFQRDPFPSFAYPKYVFQIWEAIHQNGNGCDYVTENIIEQASIENGRLVYGTRSYHTLLLIHVEAILPNTANKIKAFTAAGGKLICIEKTPSSSPTYQQLSGTNEAIDILKDTDSKLAGTVPAPEKDFVKWYKNIQQQFSISPYVEMDNASPFVSQVYYKVGNLDVFFFSNYSFREEHLLHAKFNLSDKNAWLWDPETGKRYLYPTEATANELVIKLGPSESKMIVFDEAIRGEMFNARQFDETAAVTIDTPWKVELQGINGKTDSFQLDKLVDFGKREDLQTFGGAILYENTFLSAQHNRRKYLHLGEVYGVVEVEVNGEKVGLQWYGESVFDITDMVKDRENTLRIRCVTTLGNHLKSLKENKVAQQWTHYQPFFPMGVVGPVRHV
- a CDS encoding MarR family winged helix-turn-helix transcriptional regulator codes for the protein MKPIVELITEWDTYASAHSEVNVEEFCKYYLAKKEALEKRNLFAGMLPPDTDSVLAKLLGRIAAIYGTYSKMALRDKLELDAFYFLNSIYHRRESQKKDIIQFHFVEQSTGMDILRRLLLAGYIKEREDPADKRAKLVSITTKGEKLLLEVYQLLLKPTLLMFRPIPDSEKQLLIDMLSPLEVKHGEILAKNRNKRLDDILLQEVGEQEIHKAYSDFSEQIKEFVKHKSPSK